The following are encoded in a window of Gramella sp. MT6 genomic DNA:
- a CDS encoding inorganic diphosphatase has translation MSDTFDVLIEIPKGSRNKYEYDFELKKVRYDRMIFSSMMYPADYGFIPNTLALDEDPLDVLVLVTEPTFPGIVMEVKPIGVFHMADEKGPDEKIICVPVSDPIWNRLNDLKELNGHMIKEIEHFFKVYKDLEKKKVDTGDFGDANEAREIIRQCVERFENYEGDKSRFGI, from the coding sequence ATGTCTGATACTTTTGATGTATTGATCGAGATCCCGAAAGGGAGTAGAAACAAATATGAATACGATTTTGAACTGAAAAAAGTTCGTTACGACAGGATGATCTTCTCTTCGATGATGTATCCTGCAGATTATGGGTTTATTCCCAATACTTTAGCCCTGGATGAAGATCCGCTTGATGTACTTGTACTGGTGACTGAGCCTACTTTCCCGGGGATTGTTATGGAGGTTAAACCAATAGGTGTTTTCCATATGGCAGATGAAAAAGGACCGGATGAGAAGATCATCTGTGTACCGGTTTCAGATCCTATCTGGAACAGATTGAATGACCTTAAAGAACTGAATGGCCACATGATCAAGGAGATCGAGCATTTCTTTAAAGTTTATAAGGATCTTGAGAAGAAAAAAGTTGATACTGGTGATTTTGGAGATGCTAATGAAGCAAGAGAGATCATTAGACAATGTGTAGAGCGATTTGAGAATTATGAAGGTGATAAATCTCGCTTCGGTATATAA
- a CDS encoding DUF5686 and carboxypeptidase-like regulatory domain-containing protein, with amino-acid sequence MNKLSYLILFIFFGFNLVNAQTKVGGIVNDSSGKTVPFANVVFANSSSGTTTNEDGEFYLQTDQNFDTIVVSFIGYKTLEVPLKSSVNLNMKITLEEEAASLDEVVIYRGKTSKKNNPAIDILKKVWANRRSNGVRAFDQYSYKEYEKLEFDINTIDSTLIESRIFNGMEFIFDYADTNKVTGKTYLPMFINESVSEVYGDNVINEKKEVLLGNKNSGFSQNRNLIDYVKDIYDDYDIYKNYIKFFDKSFVSPISTTGIDTYNYVLSDSAYIDNKWCYNIVYYPRRENELTFKGDFWVNDTTWAVKNINLETTKDVNINWIKQVYIEQDFKVLSDSIFLITKDFFMADFGLNKKKSSRGIYAKRTLLYDEYEFNQEKPASFYQQPVYNPQSVAYNRSEEFWAENRLEELNKDEEGVYVMLDSLTKTRAFNRLYDIATVIQSGYVEFDGWDYGPVYSTFGFNDVEGVRTRFGGRTYFGQNDPWRIEAYGAYGFEDNKFKYGIAGKVLLDPKSRLIIGGGNRRDVEQLGTSLTNSTDVLGRSLASSSLLNVGDNDKLSSINLSVFAVELEPLKNFTVRFGANYRELKPASPEFSLDYYVDEERTIIDSEINQTEFSTILTWMPGRKVSGFGVERNVVNEEDFPTLFLNYSLGVKDIFNSDFDYKKLQFFYNQPLLIGGFGRSNVSLEAGKTFGAVPLGLLSVVPGNQTYFALYNTFPTLDFYEFVTDGYAAVHLDHNFNGRLFSRIPLLRELNLRELIGFRAVYGDISEESKRIDASGLPLIAPDSDPFYEYSFGIGNIFKVLRFDVHFRGNYFDNPDARSMAFTIDFGFHF; translated from the coding sequence ATGAACAAACTTTCATATTTAATACTTTTTATATTTTTCGGATTTAACCTTGTAAATGCTCAAACCAAGGTTGGTGGTATCGTGAATGATAGCTCCGGGAAAACCGTCCCATTTGCCAATGTGGTATTTGCAAATTCAAGTAGCGGTACCACTACCAACGAGGATGGAGAATTCTATCTTCAAACCGATCAGAACTTTGATACTATTGTAGTGTCTTTTATAGGTTACAAGACCTTAGAGGTTCCATTGAAAAGTTCAGTTAATTTAAATATGAAGATCACCCTGGAGGAGGAAGCTGCCAGCCTGGATGAAGTGGTGATCTATCGGGGTAAAACTTCAAAAAAGAATAATCCGGCAATAGATATTCTTAAGAAGGTCTGGGCTAACAGAAGGAGTAATGGGGTAAGAGCCTTCGATCAATATTCATATAAGGAGTATGAAAAACTTGAATTCGATATTAATACCATAGATAGTACGCTTATTGAAAGCAGGATTTTCAATGGTATGGAGTTCATCTTTGATTATGCCGATACCAATAAGGTAACCGGAAAGACCTATCTGCCGATGTTTATCAATGAATCGGTAAGTGAAGTTTATGGTGACAACGTCATTAATGAAAAAAAAGAGGTTTTATTAGGGAATAAGAATTCCGGATTTAGCCAGAACAGGAATCTCATAGATTACGTAAAGGATATCTATGACGATTATGATATCTACAAGAACTATATCAAATTTTTCGATAAGAGTTTTGTAAGTCCAATTTCCACTACGGGAATCGACACCTATAATTATGTATTGTCTGATAGTGCTTATATCGATAATAAATGGTGTTATAATATAGTCTACTACCCGCGTCGCGAAAATGAGCTCACCTTTAAGGGGGATTTCTGGGTGAACGATACTACCTGGGCTGTGAAGAATATTAATCTTGAGACCACAAAGGATGTAAATATCAACTGGATCAAACAGGTTTATATTGAGCAGGATTTTAAGGTTTTAAGTGATTCCATTTTTCTGATCACCAAAGACTTTTTTATGGCCGATTTTGGTTTGAACAAAAAGAAAAGTTCCCGTGGGATCTATGCCAAAAGAACTCTGTTATATGACGAATATGAATTCAATCAGGAGAAACCGGCATCCTTTTATCAGCAACCGGTTTATAATCCACAATCTGTAGCTTATAACAGGAGCGAAGAATTCTGGGCAGAGAATCGACTTGAAGAGTTGAACAAGGACGAAGAAGGAGTTTATGTGATGCTGGATAGTCTTACCAAGACGAGGGCTTTTAACAGGCTATACGATATCGCTACGGTGATCCAGTCGGGTTATGTTGAATTTGATGGCTGGGATTACGGGCCTGTTTATTCTACTTTCGGATTTAATGATGTGGAAGGCGTGCGAACCAGGTTTGGAGGAAGAACTTATTTTGGGCAGAATGATCCATGGAGAATAGAGGCTTATGGAGCCTATGGCTTTGAAGATAATAAATTTAAATATGGGATTGCAGGAAAGGTTCTGCTGGATCCAAAGTCGAGATTGATCATTGGAGGAGGGAACAGGCGTGATGTAGAACAGCTTGGTACCAGTCTAACCAATTCAACAGACGTGCTTGGTAGAAGCCTTGCATCCTCCTCACTTCTAAATGTTGGAGATAACGATAAACTAAGCTCGATCAATCTAAGTGTTTTTGCCGTAGAACTGGAACCACTTAAGAATTTCACTGTAAGGTTTGGTGCGAATTACAGGGAATTAAAACCGGCGTCGCCAGAATTCAGCCTCGATTATTATGTTGATGAAGAAAGAACGATAATCGATTCTGAGATCAACCAAACAGAATTTTCAACTATCCTAACCTGGATGCCGGGAAGAAAGGTTTCAGGTTTTGGGGTGGAAAGGAACGTGGTGAACGAAGAGGATTTTCCAACCTTGTTCCTTAACTACAGTCTTGGGGTCAAGGATATTTTTAATAGCGATTTTGATTATAAGAAACTTCAGTTTTTCTATAATCAACCGTTGCTAATTGGTGGGTTTGGTAGATCAAACGTTAGTTTGGAAGCTGGAAAGACATTTGGTGCTGTTCCTCTTGGACTGCTGAGTGTGGTTCCGGGTAACCAGACCTATTTCGCTTTATATAATACCTTTCCAACCCTTGATTTCTATGAATTTGTGACCGATGGCTACGCGGCTGTCCATCTGGATCATAATTTTAACGGAAGATTATTTTCAAGAATTCCGCTTTTGCGTGAATTGAACCTGAGAGAGTTAATTGGTTTCAGGGCAGTCTATGGTGATATTTCAGAAGAAAGCAAAAGGATAGATGCCTCTGGTTTACCGCTGATAGCTCCAGATTCAGACCCCTTCTATGAATATAGTTTCGGGATTGGTAACATCTTTAAGGTTCTGAGATTTGATGTTCATTTTAGAGGTAATTATTTCGATAATCCCGATGCCAGATCCATGGCTTTTACAATTGATTTCGGATTTCACTTTTAG
- a CDS encoding pyruvate dehydrogenase complex E1 component subunit beta: protein MRTIQFREAVAEAMSEEMRLDDSIYLMGEEVAEYNGAYKASKGMLDEFGPERVIDTPISELGFAGIGVGSAMNGNRPIIEFMTFNFSLVGIDQIINNAAKMRQMSGGQFNIPIVFRGPTGSAGQLGATHSQAFESWFANTPGLKVIVPSNPYDAKGLLKSAIRDDDPVIFMESEQMYGDKGEVPEDEYLIEIGKADIKREGTDVTIVSFGKIIKEAYKAAEELEKEDISCEIIDLRTVRPMDHDTILESVKKTNRLVILEEAWPFGNVATEITYQVQSKAFDYLDAPIVKLNTADTPAPYSPGLLQEWLPNSDDVVKAVKKVMYK, encoded by the coding sequence ATGAGGACAATTCAATTTAGAGAAGCCGTTGCAGAAGCGATGAGCGAGGAAATGCGTCTGGACGACAGCATCTATTTAATGGGAGAAGAAGTTGCTGAATATAATGGAGCTTATAAAGCTTCAAAAGGAATGCTAGACGAATTTGGTCCTGAAAGAGTAATAGATACTCCTATTTCCGAGCTTGGTTTTGCAGGTATTGGAGTTGGATCTGCGATGAATGGTAACAGGCCTATCATCGAGTTCATGACCTTCAACTTTTCTCTTGTTGGAATTGACCAGATCATAAATAACGCCGCTAAGATGAGACAGATGAGCGGTGGGCAATTCAATATTCCAATTGTTTTTCGTGGGCCAACAGGTTCAGCGGGTCAGTTAGGGGCAACGCACTCTCAGGCTTTTGAAAGCTGGTTTGCTAACACTCCCGGACTAAAGGTAATTGTTCCTTCTAATCCTTATGATGCTAAAGGCCTTTTAAAATCGGCAATTCGTGACGACGATCCGGTGATCTTCATGGAAAGTGAGCAGATGTATGGGGATAAAGGAGAAGTGCCGGAAGATGAATATCTAATTGAAATTGGTAAGGCTGATATCAAGAGAGAAGGTACAGATGTAACTATCGTATCTTTTGGGAAGATCATAAAAGAAGCCTATAAGGCTGCTGAAGAACTGGAAAAAGAGGATATCTCTTGTGAAATTATTGATCTTAGAACAGTTCGTCCTATGGATCATGATACCATTCTTGAGTCTGTTAAGAAAACCAATCGCTTAGTGATTCTTGAAGAAGCATGGCCATTTGGTAACGTTGCTACAGAAATTACATATCAGGTTCAATCGAAGGCATTTGATTATTTAGATGCTCCGATCGTGAAGCTTAATACTGCCGATACTCCGGCTCCATATTCACCAGGTCTTTTACAGGAGTGGTTGCCTAATAGCGACGATGTTGTTAAAGCTGTGAAAAAGGTAATGTATAAGTAA
- a CDS encoding electron transfer flavoprotein subunit beta/FixA family protein, with translation MKILVCISHVPDTTSKINFTDGDTKFDTNGVQFVINPNDEFGLTRAMWFKEKQGASVDVVNVGGAETEPTLRKALAIGADSAIRVNTPATDGYQVAKELAKVVKDGEYDLVIAGRESIDYNGGMVPGMLAQLIKANFVNNCISLEIEGEKAKAIREIDGGKETLTASLPLVIGGQKGLVEESDLRIPNMRGIMQARKKPLNVVEPAETATKTEAVKFEKPAPKGDVKLIDPDNLDELIDLLHNEAKAI, from the coding sequence ATGAAAATCTTAGTATGTATTAGTCACGTGCCTGACACTACATCAAAAATCAATTTCACTGATGGAGATACTAAATTCGACACTAACGGTGTTCAGTTTGTAATTAATCCAAACGATGAATTTGGTTTAACGAGGGCAATGTGGTTCAAGGAAAAACAAGGCGCGAGTGTAGATGTTGTAAATGTTGGAGGAGCTGAAACCGAGCCTACTCTAAGAAAAGCTCTGGCTATTGGTGCAGATAGCGCAATTCGCGTGAATACTCCAGCTACAGACGGTTACCAGGTGGCTAAAGAATTAGCTAAAGTGGTAAAAGATGGTGAGTATGATTTAGTGATCGCTGGAAGAGAATCTATCGATTATAACGGAGGAATGGTACCAGGAATGTTAGCTCAATTGATCAAAGCTAATTTCGTGAACAACTGTATCAGTTTAGAGATCGAAGGAGAAAAAGCTAAAGCAATTCGTGAGATTGACGGTGGTAAAGAAACTTTAACCGCTTCCCTTCCACTGGTTATTGGTGGTCAAAAAGGTCTTGTAGAAGAAAGCGATCTTCGTATCCCTAATATGAGAGGTATCATGCAGGCTCGTAAAAAACCATTGAACGTGGTTGAACCGGCAGAAACCGCTACCAAGACAGAGGCTGTAAAATTTGAAAAACCTGCTCCAAAAGGAGATGTAAAACTTATTGACCCAGATAATCTTGACGAATTGATCGATCTGCTTCACAACGAAGCCAAAGCGATCTAA
- a CDS encoding electron transfer flavoprotein subunit alpha/FixB family protein — MSVLVYIESEEGKFKKASYEVASYAKEVAGMMGTSVTAITFNAEDVSELGTYGVDKVLKVSNEKLKNFNAEAYSDAIKQAAEKEGSKVVVLSQSANSKYLAPLLAVQLEAGYASNVVAVPESTDPFTVQRTAFTNKAFNFTKIDTDVKVIGLSKNAFGIKEVQGDAAAEDFSPSLSEEDFSVNVESVDKATNKVTIADAEVVVSGGRGLKGPENWGMIEEMADILGAATACSKPVSDMGWRPHSEHVGQTGKPVASNLYIAVGISGAIQHLAGINAAKTKVVINNDPEAPFFKAADYGIVGDAFEVVPKLNEKLKEFKEKNA, encoded by the coding sequence ATGTCAGTTTTAGTATATATAGAATCAGAAGAAGGAAAATTTAAAAAAGCTTCTTACGAAGTTGCTTCTTATGCGAAGGAAGTTGCAGGAATGATGGGAACATCGGTTACTGCGATCACTTTTAATGCAGAAGACGTTTCAGAACTTGGTACTTATGGAGTAGACAAGGTTCTAAAAGTAAGCAACGAGAAACTTAAGAATTTCAACGCAGAAGCATATTCTGATGCCATCAAACAGGCAGCAGAGAAAGAAGGAAGCAAAGTTGTTGTTCTTAGCCAGAGCGCGAATAGTAAATATCTTGCGCCATTATTGGCGGTACAACTTGAAGCAGGTTATGCTTCTAATGTGGTAGCAGTACCAGAAAGTACAGATCCTTTTACAGTTCAAAGAACTGCTTTCACCAATAAAGCTTTCAATTTCACAAAGATCGATACAGATGTGAAGGTAATTGGACTTTCTAAGAATGCCTTCGGCATCAAGGAAGTTCAGGGAGATGCTGCAGCTGAAGATTTTAGCCCAAGCCTATCTGAAGAGGATTTCTCTGTAAACGTTGAATCTGTTGATAAAGCTACTAATAAGGTAACTATCGCAGATGCAGAAGTTGTTGTTTCCGGAGGTCGTGGACTTAAAGGTCCAGAAAACTGGGGAATGATCGAAGAAATGGCAGATATCCTTGGTGCGGCAACTGCATGCTCTAAGCCAGTGAGTGATATGGGATGGAGACCTCACAGTGAACACGTGGGCCAGACCGGTAAACCGGTAGCTTCAAACTTATATATCGCTGTTGGAATTTCAGGAGCTATCCAGCATTTAGCAGGAATTAACGCTGCTAAAACCAAAGTTGTGATCAACAATGATCCGGAAGCGCCATTCTTTAAGGCCGCAGATTACGGAATTGTTGGTGATGCCTTTGAGGTGGTACCGAAGCTAAATGAAAAATTGAAGGAATTTAAAGAGAAAAACGCATAA
- a CDS encoding bifunctional nuclease family protein has product MSLVRLNIKGISYSQTQNGAYALILNEVGGERKLPIVIGAFEAQSIAIALEKEIKPPRPLTHDLFKNFSDRFEIVVKQVIIHKLVDGVFYSSLICERDGIEEIIDARTSDAIALALRFNAPIFTYKNILDKAGIYLKADEKQREKEGKEEEIIEEELLNEEIDLPSEGTSDYKKMSLEELNELLSQAVNQEDYEKAARIRDEISKRK; this is encoded by the coding sequence ATGAGTTTAGTGCGACTGAATATTAAGGGAATATCTTATAGTCAAACACAAAACGGAGCTTACGCATTGATCCTCAACGAAGTTGGGGGCGAGCGTAAATTGCCTATTGTGATAGGGGCATTTGAGGCACAATCAATTGCCATCGCTCTGGAAAAAGAAATAAAACCCCCAAGACCGCTTACCCACGACCTTTTCAAGAACTTTTCAGATAGGTTTGAGATCGTGGTGAAACAGGTCATCATTCATAAACTGGTTGATGGTGTTTTTTACTCCAGCCTTATTTGCGAAAGGGACGGGATTGAAGAAATTATTGACGCGCGTACCAGTGATGCTATTGCGTTGGCCTTAAGATTTAACGCACCAATATTCACCTATAAAAACATTCTTGATAAAGCTGGAATTTATTTGAAGGCTGATGAAAAGCAGCGTGAAAAGGAAGGGAAGGAAGAAGAGATCATCGAAGAAGAACTTCTGAATGAAGAAATAGATCTACCTTCAGAAGGCACTTCAGATTACAAGAAAATGTCTCTGGAAGAATTAAATGAACTACTCTCTCAAGCTGTTAATCAGGAAGATTACGAAAAAGCGGCCCGTATCAGGGACGAAATTTCCAAAAGAAAATAA
- a CDS encoding nucleoside transporter C-terminal domain-containing protein: protein MNKIWCCLLLIVFSITSASAQTISKNWQLDSTQDVSLQEQTFGNAKELNFKEGRFEFLDASGNDTIASGDYLYQNKLLVLFYNTPKDTIQNLRVSALTDSTMAISSNGSVFNLKATDQSAKEVIPAKTAKKMIPSAGISTSSLIRGIIGMMVLIIIAFLFSSNRKAVNWKTVGLGLAAQLILAIGVLKITVVQKVFEFVGNIFVLILDFTAAGSEFLLGGMMDVDSFGFIFLFQVLPTIIFFSALTSVLFYLGVIQIVVKGMAWILTKLLGISGPESLSVAGNIFLGQTEAPLMIKAYLERMTRSEILLVMVGGMATVAGGVLAAYIGFLGGDDPALRLQFAKHLLAASVMAAPGAIVISKILYPQQEAVNTDVEVSSEKIGSNILDAIANGTTEGLKLAANVAAMLLVFIAFIAMINYILGYIGGLTTLNSVMAEYTPYSKFSLESILGIIFAPLMWVIGVAKEDMMLMGQLLGIKLAASEFVGYVQLADLKNPANALSLNYEKSVIMATYMLCGFANFASIGIQIGGIGSLAPGQRKTLSEFGMKALIGGTLASLLSATIAGMIIG from the coding sequence ATGAACAAAATCTGGTGTTGCCTACTCCTGATTGTATTTTCTATTACATCAGCCTCCGCTCAAACTATTTCAAAGAACTGGCAACTCGACTCCACTCAGGATGTTTCCTTGCAGGAACAGACTTTTGGAAACGCCAAAGAGTTAAATTTCAAGGAAGGAAGATTTGAATTTTTAGACGCCTCCGGCAACGATACTATTGCCTCTGGAGACTACTTATATCAGAATAAACTTCTGGTATTATTCTATAACACTCCTAAAGATACCATTCAAAACCTTAGGGTTTCTGCTCTTACAGATTCCACTATGGCGATTTCCTCTAATGGTTCGGTTTTCAATTTAAAAGCTACAGATCAATCTGCAAAAGAGGTAATTCCGGCGAAAACTGCCAAAAAAATGATCCCAAGTGCAGGGATAAGCACTTCAAGCCTGATTCGTGGAATAATTGGAATGATGGTTCTAATCATCATCGCTTTTCTTTTTAGCAGTAACCGAAAGGCAGTTAACTGGAAGACCGTTGGCCTGGGCCTAGCCGCACAATTGATCCTAGCTATTGGAGTTTTAAAGATCACTGTGGTTCAGAAGGTTTTCGAATTTGTTGGAAATATTTTCGTTCTAATCCTGGACTTTACCGCTGCAGGTAGTGAATTCCTGCTTGGCGGGATGATGGATGTGGACAGTTTTGGATTTATTTTCCTTTTTCAGGTATTACCAACCATCATTTTCTTTTCTGCATTAACCTCTGTCCTTTTCTATCTTGGCGTGATCCAGATCGTAGTAAAAGGAATGGCGTGGATACTCACAAAATTACTCGGGATCTCGGGCCCTGAAAGTTTAAGCGTTGCAGGTAATATTTTCCTTGGACAAACCGAAGCTCCATTAATGATCAAAGCTTACCTGGAAAGGATGACAAGGTCTGAAATCCTTCTGGTTATGGTTGGAGGTATGGCCACTGTAGCCGGTGGTGTGCTCGCTGCTTACATTGGATTTCTTGGAGGCGATGACCCTGCATTAAGACTGCAATTTGCGAAGCACCTTCTTGCCGCATCTGTAATGGCTGCTCCCGGGGCGATCGTAATTTCAAAAATTTTATATCCGCAACAGGAAGCTGTGAACACAGATGTGGAAGTTTCCTCGGAAAAGATAGGTTCTAATATCCTTGATGCAATCGCGAATGGAACCACTGAAGGTTTGAAACTTGCGGCTAACGTGGCGGCTATGCTCCTGGTATTTATCGCTTTCATTGCCATGATCAATTATATCCTTGGATATATTGGCGGACTAACCACATTGAATAGCGTAATGGCCGAGTATACACCCTATTCCAAATTCTCCCTTGAATCTATTCTGGGAATCATTTTCGCGCCATTGATGTGGGTTATTGGAGTCGCCAAAGAAGACATGATGCTCATGGGACAACTACTGGGAATTAAACTGGCAGCGAGTGAGTTCGTAGGCTACGTGCAGCTGGCAGACCTTAAAAACCCAGCTAATGCGCTAAGTCTTAATTACGAGAAATCGGTGATCATGGCAACCTACATGCTTTGTGGATTTGCAAATTTCGCTTCCATAGGTATTCAGATTGGTGGAATTGGATCACTGGCACCAGGGCAGAGAAAAACCCTTTCTGAATTTGGGATGAAAGCTTTAATTGGTGGTACTTTAGCATCGTTACTTTCAGCTACCATCGCCGGTATGATCATTGGATAA
- a CDS encoding YihY/virulence factor BrkB family protein, translating to MNNNNKKTVYRGEEAQWPHQIPLKGWIDIGKRVWHEMKVDHVQIVSAGVAFYFFLSIFPTIVAAISIYSLVLDPSQIEAQISRLDLIMPPKAFGMISDILDPVIQQTRKEIGWGLIISILISIWSANKGTNALFQGVNIAYDQPENRNIVKKNLITLLFTLGGLVLGLISLLIVIFFPLLIDKIGFPTQIEKTLTWFRWVILGLILISTLSMVYKIAPNRRSPRFRWVSWGAILGTILWLAGSMLFSWYVGNFGSYDDLYGSFAAVAILMLWLFLTAFIVLMGAEINSEMEHQTRYDTTIGQEKPMGERNAYHADRCAVDCDD from the coding sequence ATGAACAACAACAATAAAAAGACAGTTTACCGTGGTGAAGAGGCTCAATGGCCTCACCAGATCCCATTAAAGGGATGGATAGATATCGGTAAACGGGTGTGGCACGAAATGAAGGTGGATCATGTCCAGATCGTTTCTGCAGGAGTCGCTTTTTATTTTTTTCTCTCTATTTTTCCAACCATAGTTGCTGCTATTTCTATCTACAGCCTGGTTCTGGATCCTTCTCAAATAGAAGCACAGATATCAAGATTGGATCTCATCATGCCTCCAAAAGCTTTTGGAATGATCTCAGATATACTGGATCCAGTGATTCAACAAACAAGAAAAGAGATCGGTTGGGGCTTGATAATAAGTATCCTAATTAGTATCTGGAGTGCGAACAAAGGAACTAATGCTTTATTTCAAGGAGTGAATATCGCCTATGATCAACCGGAAAACAGGAATATTGTTAAAAAGAACCTTATTACTTTATTGTTCACATTAGGAGGATTGGTCTTGGGACTTATTAGTCTGTTAATCGTGATCTTCTTCCCGTTACTGATAGATAAAATTGGCTTTCCCACGCAAATTGAAAAGACACTTACCTGGTTTCGCTGGGTAATTTTAGGGCTTATACTAATTTCAACTTTAAGTATGGTGTATAAGATAGCTCCAAACCGAAGAAGCCCAAGGTTCAGGTGGGTTAGCTGGGGAGCGATCCTGGGAACCATTTTATGGTTGGCGGGATCTATGCTATTCTCGTGGTATGTGGGCAACTTTGGAAGTTATGATGACCTATACGGCAGTTTTGCTGCTGTGGCCATTCTTATGCTTTGGCTCTTTTTAACCGCCTTTATCGTGTTAATGGGTGCCGAAATAAATTCAGAAATGGAACATCAAACCAGGTACGACACCACGATAGGACAGGAAAAACCTATGGGTGAACGCAATGCTTATCATGCTGACCGCTGTGCCGTAGATTGCGATGACTGA
- a CDS encoding thymidylate synthase: MKQYHDLLKHVLENGAQKGDRTGTGTKSVFGYQMRFDLSKGFPMVTTKKLHLKSIIYELLWFLKGDTNIEYLKENGVRIWNEWADENGDLGPVYGHQWRNWNSEEIDQIKEIMETLKTNPNSRRMLVSAWNPSVLPDTSVSFSENVANGKAALPPCHAFFQFYVADGKLSCQLYQRSADIFLGVPFNIASYALLTMMMAQVCGYEAGDFIHTLGDAHIYSNHMEQVELQLSREPRRLPTMKLNPEIKDIFDFKFEDFILEDYDPYPGIKARVAV, encoded by the coding sequence ATGAAACAGTATCACGACCTTCTTAAACATGTATTAGAAAACGGAGCCCAAAAAGGCGACCGTACGGGAACCGGCACTAAGAGTGTCTTCGGCTACCAGATGCGGTTTGACCTCAGCAAAGGTTTCCCCATGGTGACCACAAAAAAACTACATCTAAAGTCTATAATTTACGAATTGCTTTGGTTTCTTAAAGGTGATACCAATATTGAGTATCTTAAAGAAAACGGTGTGCGCATCTGGAACGAGTGGGCAGATGAAAATGGCGACCTGGGACCGGTATACGGCCACCAATGGAGAAACTGGAATAGTGAAGAAATAGACCAGATCAAAGAGATCATGGAAACCTTAAAAACCAACCCGAACAGCAGAAGAATGCTAGTTTCTGCATGGAATCCTTCAGTGTTACCAGACACCTCGGTTTCATTTTCAGAAAATGTTGCCAATGGTAAAGCGGCTCTTCCTCCCTGCCATGCCTTTTTTCAGTTCTATGTAGCAGATGGTAAATTATCCTGCCAGCTATACCAGCGAAGTGCCGATATTTTCCTTGGAGTGCCTTTTAATATCGCCTCCTACGCCTTACTTACCATGATGATGGCCCAGGTATGTGGCTATGAAGCCGGAGATTTTATTCACACCCTTGGTGATGCGCATATTTACAGCAATCACATGGAGCAGGTAGAACTTCAGTTAAGCAGGGAACCGAGACGACTTCCAACCATGAAGTTGAATCCAGAGATCAAAGATATTTTTGATTTTAAGTTTGAAGATTTTATTTTAGAGGATTATGATCCGTATCCGGGGATTAAAGCCCGTGTTGCGGTATAG
- a CDS encoding TonB family protein → MKKLVVIAIFMIGGISLASAQQTSPVWPGCENAEDVKKCFNQKLSQHVRENYEYPQNDAGEYIRGKVTISFDINKNGEVVVNSIEGSEPQVNQAAREMIIKIPKMEPGTLNGEPDSRTFTVPFNL, encoded by the coding sequence ATGAAGAAGTTAGTAGTTATAGCCATTTTTATGATTGGAGGAATTAGCCTGGCCAGTGCTCAGCAAACTTCCCCGGTTTGGCCTGGCTGCGAAAATGCCGAAGATGTAAAAAAATGTTTCAACCAGAAACTATCTCAACACGTTCGTGAGAACTACGAGTATCCTCAAAACGATGCTGGTGAATATATACGGGGGAAAGTGACCATCTCTTTCGATATAAATAAAAATGGCGAGGTTGTTGTAAATTCTATTGAAGGATCTGAACCACAGGTAAATCAGGCTGCCAGGGAAATGATCATAAAAATACCAAAAATGGAACCTGGAACACTGAATGGAGAACCCGATTCGAGAACATTTACCGTTCCTTTTAATCTCTAA
- a CDS encoding energy transducer TonB produces MKKLLIIALMLTGMTSFAQDDVEVKGNKVTMKETAPVWQGCEDSADKKACFNKMLSKHIKENIKYSKNEKGEYIRGKATVSMEVNEEGKVVVNSVESKSPVLKKEAQRLMESIPPMTPGKLGGKAKAIKYTIPLTF; encoded by the coding sequence ATGAAAAAATTACTGATAATAGCTTTAATGCTAACCGGAATGACCAGCTTCGCCCAGGATGATGTTGAAGTTAAAGGTAACAAGGTCACGATGAAAGAGACAGCACCGGTTTGGCAAGGCTGTGAGGATAGTGCAGACAAAAAAGCCTGTTTCAATAAAATGCTATCAAAGCATATTAAAGAAAATATCAAATATTCCAAAAATGAAAAGGGTGAGTATATAAGAGGTAAAGCAACCGTTTCTATGGAGGTTAATGAAGAAGGCAAAGTAGTGGTTAACTCGGTAGAAAGTAAATCTCCTGTACTGAAAAAGGAAGCTCAAAGATTGATGGAATCCATACCTCCTATGACCCCAGGAAAACTTGGTGGCAAAGCTAAAGCTATCAAATATACTATTCCTCTTACGTTCTAA